The following proteins come from a genomic window of Miscanthus floridulus cultivar M001 chromosome 2, ASM1932011v1, whole genome shotgun sequence:
- the LOC136537969 gene encoding protein TUNICAMYCIN INDUCED 1-like isoform X1, translated as MASSSSSALPLISLLLLALLLLSAPSPSAAAELAFLTASSNGSASISADAELEDPAPEPTFLEEVIDAVSEKYDWDPDAEVRVWPLDADAVRVGAVQRYEFRAQAGGSAALARFSDDAVQWRRPSAPAVEEVDGPDGVDVVPAEGAFGFDTGVRDVELVGPLELKLAGNEDGGLVELQLPSGVPSAESSRSVRGLGKGVSGKPYPRLCNARRLRLEPGTFQSQAGNATYTRLKRIFVADGIALKVIGAQKVSVTHPHSIGLLSNGSLLTSNNDLSQIWPLSYSICAPLLQVGVVGSVVIVVQQTSVSGGHVKTFLRSHDTIELLSDKCKVNIANRLISEFLFSSISPRLIKLEKILKTWFSKRNHENSSMHFIEAKVTSIPLVKFRLEFERDITEEDPIWEDVPEWKTKPMVQRVPVDIIARVEHDDRLKAISVKKVRRQFPVVDTTTWGSLASNISFTKFLSFILPPEPLSLDVKW; from the exons atggcctcctcctcctcctcggccctCCCTCTAatttccctcctcctcctcgcgttGCTGCTCCTCTCCGCCCCCTCGccgtccgccgccgccgagctcgccttcctcaccgcttcctccaacGGCTCCGCCTCCATCTCCGCCGACGCGGAGCTGGAGGACCCAGCCCCGGAGCCCACCTTCCTCGAGGAGGTCATCGACGCCGTCTCGGAGAAGTACGACTGGGACCCGGACGCCGAGGTCAGGGTCTGGCCACTCGACGCCGACGCCGTCCGCGTCGGCGCCGTGCAGCGGTACGAGTTCCGGGCGCAGGCGGGCGGgtcggcggcgctggcgcggttCTCCGACGATGCCGTGCAGTGGAGACGCCCCTCCGCGCCGGCCGTCGAGGAGGTGGACGGGCCGGACGGGGTCGACGTCGTCCCCGCTGAAGGAGCGTTCGGGTTCGACACCGGCGTGAGGGACGTGGAGCTGGTTGGGCCGCTGGAATTGAAACTTGCTGGCAACGAGGACGGTGGCCTCGTCGAGCTCCAGCTACCATCG ggcgtacccagtgcagagagctcccgctctgtgcggggtctggggaagggtgtcagtggcaagccttaccctcgcctgtgcaatgcgaggagactgcgactcgaacccgggaccttccagtcacaggca GGGAATGCCACATATACAAGGCTTAAGAGGATATTTGTTGCGGATGGCATTGCATTAAAGGTCATTGGTGCACAGAAAGTTTCCGTAACCCACCCTCACAGTATAGGTCTTTTATCAAATGGAAGTTTGTTGACTAGTAACAACGACCTAAGCCAAATATGGCCTTTGAGCTACTCAATCTGTGCCCCATTACTTCAAGTGGGTGTTGTAGGATCAGTCGTAATTGTCGTGCAGCAAACAAGTGTATCTGGAGGCCATGTGAAGACTTTCTTAAGGTCACATGATACTATAGAGTTATTGTCAGACAAGTGTAAAGTCAACATAGCAAATCGGTTGATCTCAGAGTTTTTGTTCTCCTCAATTAGCCCAAGACTGATAAAGCTTGAGAAGATCTTGAAGACTTGGTTTAGCAAAAGAAACCACGAGAATAGCTCAATGCACTTCATTGAAGCTAAAGTGACATCAATACCTTTGGTGAAATTCCGTTTGGAGTTTGAAAGGGACATCACTGAAGAGGATCCCATCTGGGAAGATGTTCCAGAGTGGAAAACGAAACCCATGGTCCAGCGAGTCCCAGTTGACATTATAGCCAGAGTGGAACATGATGATAGGTTGAAGGCTATTTCGGTGAAGAAGGTTAGAAGGCAGTTTCCAGTAGTGGACACCACTACTTGGGGCAGCCTTGCTTCAAATATTTCTTTCACAAAGTTTCTATCATTCATTTTGCCACCAGAACCGCTGTCGCTGGATGTGAAGTGGTAA
- the LOC136537969 gene encoding protein TUNICAMYCIN INDUCED 1-like isoform X2, with amino-acid sequence MASSSSSALPLISLLLLALLLLSAPSPSAAAELAFLTASSNGSASISADAELEDPAPEPTFLEEVIDAVSEKYDWDPDAEVRVWPLDADAVRVGAVQRYEFRAQAGGSAALARFSDDAVQWRRPSAPAVEEVDGPDGVDVVPAEGAFGFDTGVRDVELVGPLELKLAGNEDGGLVELQLPSGNATYTRLKRIFVADGIALKVIGAQKVSVTHPHSIGLLSNGSLLTSNNDLSQIWPLSYSICAPLLQVGVVGSVVIVVQQTSVSGGHVKTFLRSHDTIELLSDKCKVNIANRLISEFLFSSISPRLIKLEKILKTWFSKRNHENSSMHFIEAKVTSIPLVKFRLEFERDITEEDPIWEDVPEWKTKPMVQRVPVDIIARVEHDDRLKAISVKKVRRQFPVVDTTTWGSLASNISFTKFLSFILPPEPLSLDVKW; translated from the exons atggcctcctcctcctcctcggccctCCCTCTAatttccctcctcctcctcgcgttGCTGCTCCTCTCCGCCCCCTCGccgtccgccgccgccgagctcgccttcctcaccgcttcctccaacGGCTCCGCCTCCATCTCCGCCGACGCGGAGCTGGAGGACCCAGCCCCGGAGCCCACCTTCCTCGAGGAGGTCATCGACGCCGTCTCGGAGAAGTACGACTGGGACCCGGACGCCGAGGTCAGGGTCTGGCCACTCGACGCCGACGCCGTCCGCGTCGGCGCCGTGCAGCGGTACGAGTTCCGGGCGCAGGCGGGCGGgtcggcggcgctggcgcggttCTCCGACGATGCCGTGCAGTGGAGACGCCCCTCCGCGCCGGCCGTCGAGGAGGTGGACGGGCCGGACGGGGTCGACGTCGTCCCCGCTGAAGGAGCGTTCGGGTTCGACACCGGCGTGAGGGACGTGGAGCTGGTTGGGCCGCTGGAATTGAAACTTGCTGGCAACGAGGACGGTGGCCTCGTCGAGCTCCAGCTACCATCG GGGAATGCCACATATACAAGGCTTAAGAGGATATTTGTTGCGGATGGCATTGCATTAAAGGTCATTGGTGCACAGAAAGTTTCCGTAACCCACCCTCACAGTATAGGTCTTTTATCAAATGGAAGTTTGTTGACTAGTAACAACGACCTAAGCCAAATATGGCCTTTGAGCTACTCAATCTGTGCCCCATTACTTCAAGTGGGTGTTGTAGGATCAGTCGTAATTGTCGTGCAGCAAACAAGTGTATCTGGAGGCCATGTGAAGACTTTCTTAAGGTCACATGATACTATAGAGTTATTGTCAGACAAGTGTAAAGTCAACATAGCAAATCGGTTGATCTCAGAGTTTTTGTTCTCCTCAATTAGCCCAAGACTGATAAAGCTTGAGAAGATCTTGAAGACTTGGTTTAGCAAAAGAAACCACGAGAATAGCTCAATGCACTTCATTGAAGCTAAAGTGACATCAATACCTTTGGTGAAATTCCGTTTGGAGTTTGAAAGGGACATCACTGAAGAGGATCCCATCTGGGAAGATGTTCCAGAGTGGAAAACGAAACCCATGGTCCAGCGAGTCCCAGTTGACATTATAGCCAGAGTGGAACATGATGATAGGTTGAAGGCTATTTCGGTGAAGAAGGTTAGAAGGCAGTTTCCAGTAGTGGACACCACTACTTGGGGCAGCCTTGCTTCAAATATTTCTTTCACAAAGTTTCTATCATTCATTTTGCCACCAGAACCGCTGTCGCTGGATGTGAAGTGGTAA